Below is a window of Lentimicrobium sp. L6 DNA.
ACCATTATGAGCCCATGTTTATGGAAGGAATGGAAAAGTATGCTGGTGACCTTTTTGTAGCACAAGACGATTCTGATTATGAATACACCATGATAGTAAAAACTACTTTTACAGAGCCTGGTTTCTTTATGGGATTTCAGAACAAAAAATCTGCCATCGACCTAGAAATCACTTTTGTAAAAACAGATGCTACTGATGAGGCCCTTGCTGTAGTGAAAATTACTAAAGCTCCTGGAGCTGCAGCTCCAGATACAGGGCTTAGAGTTGGTGATGCCTATTTTACGGCTGCTCAACAATTCGGTAAGCTTTTAAAGAAAAAATACCTATAGTTGAGCATCAACTATTCAAAAACCGTCTTTAACATTCTGTTAAGGACGGTTTTTTTTATAGCCTGTTTTTATGTTTTATCTTTGCTACTCACAAAAAACCTATAAAGAATGAAACGTAGAGATTTATTTAAGAAAATAAGTGCAGCAAGTGCTGGCATATTAGTCGGAGGAGCTCTTTTAAATTCTTCTTCAGCCCAAGCTCAAGAACAAAAGCAAGAGAAGCTTATTATCAATCGCATGAAAATGAGTTTTGCCGATCCTAAAAACCCTACTCCACATGAACTTAAACACACTCCTCAAATTACTTTTGGAGAACAAGACTCAAAAGGATTTACAAAAGTTATCATCACCATTGGGCAAGGTGGTATCATACATCCTACCGAAGAAAACCATTGGATAGATTACCTGACTATATATAAAAATGACAAATTGGTCTCTAATCTAGTTTTAGAAAATGGCCCTATAAGAGGATATGGTGAGCATTACCTAAAACTACAATCAGGAGATATTGTAAAAGTAGAAGCTGGCTGTAATCTTCATGGCATATGGGAACATGCTGAGAAATTAG
It encodes the following:
- a CDS encoding desulfoferrodoxin family protein, whose translation is MKRRDLFKKISAASAGILVGGALLNSSSAQAQEQKQEKLIINRMKMSFADPKNPTPHELKHTPQITFGEQDSKGFTKVIITIGQGGIIHPTEENHWIDYLTIYKNDKLVSNLVLENGPIRGYGEHYLKLQSGDIVKVEAGCNLHGIWEHAEKLG